GAGCTCGCTCGCGGCGGTGAGGTCGAGGTCGACGCCGGCGATGCGGTCGCCCGCGGCCACCGTGAGTGCGCCGCCGCGGCGCGACGCGCGCGCGCCCATGAGTGTGAGGATCTCGGTGAGGAGAGCGCCCGGCTGGGTGGAGGTGGCGGGCCAGCCCGGGATCGTCACGGCGCCGCCGGTGAGGATGGCGGCGGCCAGGAACGGGGCGGCGTTCGACAGATCGGGCTCGACCATGGCATCCCGGCCGCGCGGGGCCCCGGCGGGCACGAGCCACTCGTGCGGGTTCTCGTGCTCGACGTGCACGCCGCGCCGGGCGAGGGCCTCGACGGTCATGTCGATGTGCGGCACGCTCGGAAGCCGGGCGCCGGAGTGGAGGAGGTGCAGGCCGACGTCGTAGCGCGGGGCGGCCAGCAGCAGGCCCGAGACGAACTGACTCGACGTGCTCGCGTCGATCGTGACTTCGCCCCCGCGGATGTGTCCGCGGCCCTTGATGGTGAACGGCAGCGCCCAGTTGCCGCCGTCGTCGATGTCGACGCCCAGTTCTCGCAGCGCCTTGATCATGACGCCCATGGGACGGTGGAGGGCGCTCTCGTGCGCGGTGATCGTCACGTCGCCGTGCGCGAGACCTGCCAGCGGCGCGATGAAGCGCATCACGGTGCCCGCCTGTCCGCAGTCGATCACGACGTCGCCGCGGAACGCCGCGGGAGGGGTGATGTGCAGGTCGGGACCGTAGGGCCCGGTGGGAGGAAGCTCCTCGATCTCTACGCCGAGCGTGCGGAGCGCCTCGATCATGCGGGCCGAATCGTCCGAGTGCAGGGGAGCGGCGAGGGTGCTCGGCCCGTCGGCGAGAGCGGCCAGCACCAGCTTGCGATTGGTGAGGGATTTGGAGCCCGGGACGGTCACCGTCGCGTGCACGGGCGCCTCCGTCGTGGGCGCGGGCCACGCGGCGACCGGGGCTGTGGCCCCGTCGCTGGGGGAGAGCTGGGAATACCCGGACGCAGTCATCGGGTTCTACCCTAACGAACCGTCGTCGTACCCCGAGTGAGAGCACAGTGAGGAGCGCCATGATCGCCACCCTTCCCCCCGTGTTCGACGTGCTCGGCGACGTAGACTGGCGCCTGATGGAACACGAGGCGGCGATCGATCCGCAGACCCCCGAGGCCCCCCAGGACCCCAGCGCCCAGTTCGAGGAGCAGGCGCTCCCGTTCATGGACCAGCTCTACGCCGCCGCGATGCGGATGACGCGCAACCCCGCCGACGCGGCCGACCTCGTGCAGGAGACCTTCGTCAAGGCCTTCGGCTCCTGGGCCTCGTTCACGCAGGGGACGAACCTCAAGGCGTGGCTGTACCGCATCCTGACCAACACGTACATCAACACGTACCGCAAGAAGCAGCGTGAGCCCTTCCAGGGCACGATCGACGACCTCGAGGACTGGCAGCTGGGCGGTGCGGAGTCGACCACGGCGACGAGCACGCGCTCTGCCGAGGCCGAGGCGATCGACCACATGCCGGCGTCGGCGGTCAAAGACGCGCTGCAGCAGATCCCCGAGGACTTCCGACTCGCGGTCTACCTCGCCGACGTCGAAGGCTTCGCGTATCAGGAGATCGCGGACATCATGAAAACCCCCATCGGCACCGTCATGAGCCGCCTGCACCGTGGCAGGCGCATGCTGCGTGACCTCCTTGCCGACTATGCGAAAGAGCGCGGCATCGACGTGCCCGCCACGAGGAGCAAGAAATGAGCGACTGCGGCTGCGACAAGGCGAGGAAAGACCTCGAGGAGTACCTGCGCAACGAGGTGTGCAAGACCCAGCACGCCGACATTCGCGAGCATCTCGAGAACTGTCCTGCCTGCCGGGAGGAGGCCCTCGTGGCGACGACCCTCACGGCCGTGCTTGCGCGCGCCTGCAAGGAGACCGCGCCGGAACAGCTGCGCGACCAGGTGCTGAGCCGGCTGCGCGCCGAGCAGGCCACCCACCACTGACCGTCAGGCGACCCCGCGGTCGCGGTGCGTCGGCGGCAGCCACGCGCTCGTGTGCCCCGCGATGAGGTAGGTGCCCGGCAGGGACGCCGGGTCGTCGTCGACCGCAGGGTTGCCCGCCTCGCGCAGCAGCGCGATCGAGGCCGAACGCAGCGCCCGGATGCCGTCGACGTCGACGCGCCGCTCGGAGAGCTCGCGAGCAAGTTCCTCCTGGAGACGCGCGCGCTCGGCGGCCACTTCGGCGCTGACGTCGAGGAACGCCGTCTCCAACGCGTCGTCGATGCGCTGACGCGCGTCACGGTCGCGGCGACCGAAGTGGTAGGCGACGAGCGCGATCACCGAACCCGCCGCGCCGACGAGGAACAGGACCGGGAGGCCGCCCGAGGTCACGGACGCGCCGAACACCGCGCCGGCCACGGCGAGCGCCGCCGAGACCTGCGACTGGAAGAGCGTGCTGCGCGGCACCGGTTTGCTGAAGACGGCGAGCGCCACGAGCACCTGCAGGATGCCGACGACCAGCGCGACGATCGCCGCGGGCGTCTCGAGTCCGTCGGCCCCGAGACGGAGCGAGCCGAGGAGCGCGAGCGGCGCGGCGGAGGCGAAGGTCAGCAGGAACACGAGCAGGGAGTGCCAGCCGCTGAGCTGGGGGCGACGTCCGCCGTGGCGTTCGGTCAGCAGCTGGGTCACACGTCGGCGAGCGCGCGCGGCCACCGCGTTGGAGTCGGCCACGAGGCGCTCGCGTACGTCGCCCAGCCCGGCGACGCCCAGCACGGAGTACTCGATCAGTTCGCGGCTGGCGGTCGCCGGCGCGATGAGGTCGTCGCGCACCGCCGCGGCGCGGGCGGTGATCGGGGAGTCAGCCACGGTGATCCATCTCGAGTGTCGGAAGGAGCTGCTCGGTGAGCGCCAGGGCTACGGCGCCCGCCTCGGGGGCCAGCGGCGACAGCTGCCCCACGACGAGTCGATCGTCGAGATCGAGAACGTACGTGGTACGCACCCAGCCGAGCGGCGTGACCGGCGACGCGTCGGCACCATCGGTGGTCTGCTCGTCGGACGCGGCGTCCTCGTCGGAGAACAGGACCGTGACCCGCCAGCCCGAGACCGCCCCGGCCGTGAACGGGGTCGTCGTCGGCGGCCACGGTGAGGGGGTCAGCGTGAGGGCGAGTTCCTCCGCGCGGGCGGCATCGCGGAACGCGGGCGCCTCCGTGACGAGGAAGCCCAGCGTCGCATAGAGACCCGACACGGGTTCGCACAGCAGGAGCACCAGCGAGTCGGGCGCCGCTTCGCGGGCGGTCACGGCGAGGTCGGCGGCGAGGAGGATCCGAGCCTGCTGCTCGTCGGTCCGGCCTTCCAGGAGCGCCCGCAGCCATGGCTCGGCCTCGGACTCCAGCGGCACCACCGACCACAGGCGAGGGTCGGCTTCGACGGACAGCTCAGGCATCGCGCTTCCAGCGGACGGTGGCCACGATCGCGTCGCACAGGGCGGTCATCGTCGCGACACCGGTCGGATCGACCGTCGTGCCTGCGGCGGAGGCGAGGATGCTCGCCTGGAACAGCAGACCGCGGCGGTCGCTGTCGGGAGCGGGCAGCAGGTAGTTGATGGTGAGGATTTCGGCAGCGCCCTCCGAGAACCCGGCGGTCGATGTCTGCGTCCAGCGGAGGATCGTCCCCGCCTCGTCCAGAGGCGCGGCCCCGCGCGTCGCCATGAGGTGGCGTCCGGCTTCGGCAAGGCTCCGCCCGCCGGGAGCGTCCATGCGCGCCGCGACGATCGAGACCGGCAAGAAGTCGCTCTCGGGCACGTCCTGCTGCGCGAACAGGCGGATCGCGTCGCCGACGCCGCGGTTCGCCGCGGCGAACACCTCGTCGAGCATCGGCCGTAGCGCCGTCCGCTGGGCAGCGGAGAGCCGCCCCAGTGACTGCTCCGCGATGGCGCGCAGCGCCACCGGCTCGGGATCGAAAGACCCCCAGCCCAAGGGAAGGACGAGCGCGAAGCCGGGCATCCCGGCGGTCGGCTCGACCAGTTCAGCGCGCAAAGACACGGTGCTCCGATCGTGGGGAGGGGACGGCATCCCGATTCTAGGCGGGTCAGTCGAACGACTTGGCCACGCTGACGACGGTCGGCATGACGGTCGCGTAGACCTGCGCCGCGCCGCCCAGCGCTTCGGTGAGCGTCTGCGGCATCCGCCCGGGAGCGAACCCCGCCAGGGCGCGCCAGCCGTTGCCCCAGCTTCCCGTCAGGGCGAAGGTCTCCTTGACCATCACCGGCGAGTAGAACAGGCGGAACATGTTGCGCGTGTTCAGGCCGTGCGGCGTGCCGCGCACGAACAGTTGCGGCATCCGGTTCGCGAGCACCGAGTCCAGGGCGCGGAACGCATTGCGCGCATCGACGAACTCCGAACCGAAGAGGCGGACCGTTCCCGACAGGCGGGGGAACCGCGCCCCGGCGGAGGCGAACGAGCCGAGTCTGCCGAGCCCGGCGAGCTTGCCGAAGGGGAGGATCGCGACGGCGGAGAGCGCCACTTCCTGCCAGCTCCCGCGGCCGGTGGACAGTCGTGCGATCTCGCCGAGCAGGGAGATGACGCCGACGATCACAGCAAGGGCTGCGGCGATGGCGGCGAGCGGGCCGGTGACGACGAAAGCGACGATGATGAGCGCGACACCCACCCACATGAGCACGGTGAGCAGACCCTCGACGAACGGCATCGCGTCGTCCCAGAATCCGTCGGACACGCCGTCCTCGTTCGCGCCCTGCAGGCTGGACAGCGTCGAGTCGTACACCGCTTCCCAGCGGGCGACGGGCGCGTCGTACTGCGCGCGGTACGTCTCGAACGTCTGCAGCGCGGAGTCGAACGAGGACTGCTCGGCGGCGCTGCTGGGACGGCTCCCGGACTGCTCCACCTCGTGGTCGTCGTTGAAGTCCCACTGCTGCTGGTCGCCTTCGGCCGCGGAGAGGGCGCGGGAGGTGTCGTTGACGCGCTCCCAGGCCGAGGCGGCACGGGTCACGAGCCCGTCGGTCTCCGACTGGACCGTCTCGAGGGCGCCCGCATAGCGAACCAGGGCGCGTCCGCTCGGCAGATAGCGCTCTCCGGCCGTCCGGAGATCGGCGTAGACCTCCTTGGCCTGTTCGCGCACTGCCTCGAACGATTCGCCGCTGCCGATCGTTCCGTCGGCGAACATCTCCAGAGTGCGGGCCGCGGAGCGCATCATCTCGCCCTGCTCGACGATGTTCTCGCCGCGGCTGAGGATGCGGGACGGCTCGCCCACGATCTGCTCGATGTCGCGGCCGCCGGCGGTGGCCGGCATGTTCTCGCGCTGGTACCAGTAGCCGTCGTGTCCCATTACTCGGATGCCTCCATGCTGCGGGCGAGTTCGGCGTCTGCTTCGGCCCAGTTGTCCC
This genomic window from Candidatus Microbacterium phytovorans contains:
- the aroA gene encoding 3-phosphoshikimate 1-carboxyvinyltransferase, which codes for MTASGYSQLSPSDGATAPVAAWPAPTTEAPVHATVTVPGSKSLTNRKLVLAALADGPSTLAAPLHSDDSARMIEALRTLGVEIEELPPTGPYGPDLHITPPAAFRGDVVIDCGQAGTVMRFIAPLAGLAHGDVTITAHESALHRPMGVMIKALRELGVDIDDGGNWALPFTIKGRGHIRGGEVTIDASTSSQFVSGLLLAAPRYDVGLHLLHSGARLPSVPHIDMTVEALARRGVHVEHENPHEWLVPAGAPRGRDAMVEPDLSNAAPFLAAAILTGGAVTIPGWPATSTQPGALLTEILTLMGARASRRGGALTVAAGDRIAGVDLDLTAASELTPTLFALAAFADAPSTLHGIGHIRGHETDRIAALVSNLRAIGGDAEELPDGIRITPAPLHGGLWKAHHDHRIATAGAVIGLRVPGVEVDDIGTTAKTMPEFPQLWHAMLQADGVS
- a CDS encoding sigma-70 family RNA polymerase sigma factor, with amino-acid sequence MIATLPPVFDVLGDVDWRLMEHEAAIDPQTPEAPQDPSAQFEEQALPFMDQLYAAAMRMTRNPADAADLVQETFVKAFGSWASFTQGTNLKAWLYRILTNTYINTYRKKQREPFQGTIDDLEDWQLGGAESTTATSTRSAEAEAIDHMPASAVKDALQQIPEDFRLAVYLADVEGFAYQEIADIMKTPIGTVMSRLHRGRRMLRDLLADYAKERGIDVPATRSKK
- a CDS encoding zf-HC2 domain-containing protein, whose product is MSDCGCDKARKDLEEYLRNEVCKTQHADIREHLENCPACREEALVATTLTAVLARACKETAPEQLRDQVLSRLRAEQATHH